The Cervus elaphus chromosome 12, mCerEla1.1, whole genome shotgun sequence genome includes a region encoding these proteins:
- the LOC122705117 gene encoding JNK1/MAPK8-associated membrane protein-like, translating to MACLGLYCGKTLLFKNGSTEIYGECGVCPRGQRTNAQKYCQPCTESPELYDWLYLGFMAMLPLVLHWFFIEWYSGKKSSSALFQHITALFECTMAAIITLLVSEPVGVLYIRSCRVLMLSDWYTMLYNPSPDYVTTVHCTHEAVYPLYTIVFIYYAFCLVLMMLLRPLLVKKIACGLGKSDRFKSIYAALYFFPILTVLQAVGGGLLYYAFPYIILVLSLVTLAVYMSASEIENCYDLLVRKKRLIVLFSHWLLHAYGIISISRVDKLEQDLPLLALVPTPALFYLFTAKFTEPSRILSEGANGH from the coding sequence ATGGCATGCCTTGGACTTTATTGTGGGAAGACCCTGTTATTTAAAAATGGCTCAACTGAAATATATGGAGAATGTGGGGTGTGTCCAAGAGGACAGAGAACAAATGCACAGAAATACTGTCAGCCTTGCACAGAGTCTCCAGAACTTTATGACTGGCTCTATCTTGGCTTTATGGCTATGCTTCCTCTTGTTTTACATTGGTTCTTCATTGAATGGTACTCAGGGAAAAAGAGTTCCAGCGCCCTCTTCCAGCACATTACTGCACTGTTTGAATGCACCATGGCAGCTATCATCACCTTACTTGTGAGCGAGCCAGTTGGTGTGCTTTATATCCGTTCATGTCGAGTATTGATGCTTTCTGATTGGTACACCATGCTTTACAACCCAAGTCCGGATTACGTTACCACAGTGCACTGTACTCATGAAGCTGTCTACCCATTATACACCATTGTATTTATCTATTATGCATTCTGCTTGGTATTAATGATGCTACTCCGACCTCTTCTGGTTAAAAAGATTGCCTGTGGGTTAGGGAAGTCTGATCgatttaaaagtatttatgcTGCACTTTACTTCTTCCCAATTTTAACCGTGCTTCAGGCAGTTGGTGGAGGCCTTTTATACTATGCCTTCCCATACATTATATTAGTATTATCTTTGGTTACTCTGGCTGTGTACATGTCGGCTTCTGAAATAGAGAACTGCTATGATCTTCTGGTCAGAAAGAAAAGACTCATTGTTCTCTTCAGCCACTGGCTACTCCATGCCTATGGGATCATCTCCATTTCCAGAGTGGATAAACTTGAGCAAGATTTACCCCTTTTGGCATTGGTACCCACACCAGCCCTTTTTTACTTGTTCACTGCAAAATTTACCGAGCCTTCACGGATACTCTCAGAAGGAGCCAATGGACACTGA